The following are encoded in a window of Dysidea avara chromosome 4, odDysAvar1.4, whole genome shotgun sequence genomic DNA:
- the LOC136252377 gene encoding N-acetylgalactosamine-6-sulfatase-like, whose protein sequence is MSRPIQINKTPTITLTVSILVLMICGFWLATCTTNTDDAVFPSSQEEDRDTMQDTYEMAATTDTMVSTNVKAKSTTKVEATTAGEAEEVLVKIKDKVTKNTPNIIFALADDLGWGDVEYNNGNPITPNLNKMAKATNAMLLQRYYSGSPVCSPTRGTVLTGRNHNRYCIWEANKGHYEPDFGVPEGMPLPLSEISVAEILRRAGYATALFGKWHLGDFKPLKNGNKKWPVSHPGQHGFEQWIATTRSARTCTLNCGCFKNAQCILGHTQRHPECTNYYTTSNQSDQIISWPNPIEGEDSHFLWSLAEKFIREQVNLKKPFFLYLPFHAVHIPYIATDKYRNMYLKKNFNSDQADYYGAISAMDEIIGQIRDLLEELGIKENTFTWFSSDNGPEHGTPGVTNGLRDRKRSVYEGGIRVPAIIEWPNVIKSNKVSWFPIVSSDFLPTVYDILGVKPEDDRPLDGISILPYLRGEVEHRNHSIFWAFLIPGNFNGSYNAVVSGDQYKLVAHYNNGKVINYQLYNLVKNLKESKDLKDQYPDLSRQLLRELEEWRLSVINSAKKVGCIKYSRDL, encoded by the coding sequence ATGTCCAGACCAATACAGATAAACAAGACTCCCACAATTACATTGACTGTATCTATACTTGTTCTTATGATTTGTGGATTCTGGTTAGCAACATGTACAACTAATACTGATGATGCTGTGTTTCCATCATCTCAAGAGGAGGATAGAGATACAATGCAGGACACatatgaaatggctgcaacaaCTGATACAATGGTATCAACAAACGTGAAAGCAAAATCAACAACAAAAGTGGAAGCAACAACAGCAGGAGAAGCTGAGGAAGTGCTAGTAAAGATAAAAGACAAAGTCACAAAGAACACTCCTAATATTATATTTGCACTAGCGGATGATCTGGGTTGGGGTGATGTTGAGTATAACAATGGCAATCCCATTACTCCTAACTTAAACAAGATGGCAAAAGCAACAAACGCTATGCTACTGCAGAGATATTACAGTGGTAGTCCAGTCTGTTCACCTACCAGAGGTACTGTGCTAACAGGCAGAAATCATAATAGATATTGTATTTGGGAGGCAAACAAGGGACACTATGAACCAGACTTTGGAGTACCTGAAGGAATGCCTCTACCACTATCAGAAATTTCAGTAGCAGAAATATTGCGTAGAGCTGGATATGCTACAGCGTTGTTTGGTAAATGGCATCTTGGAGATTTTAAACCCTTAAAAAATGGGAATAAAAAATGGCCAGTCTCCCATCCGGGTCAACATGGATTTGAGCAATGGATAGCTACcacaagatcagctagaacttGTACACTGAACTGTGGTTGTTTCAAGAATGCTCAATGTATTCTAGGCCACACTCAGAGACACCCAGAGTGCACTAACTACTACACTACAAGTAATCAGTCTGATCAGATTATATCATGGCCAAACCCTATTGAAGGTGAAGACTCACATTTTCTTTGGTCACTGGCAGAAAAATTCATCAGAGAGCAAGTTAATCTTAAAAAGCCATTTTTCCTATACCTACCATTTCATGCTGTCCATATACCATATATTGCGACAGACAAATACAGAAACATGTACTTGAAGAAGAATTTCAATTCAGACCAAGCTGACTATTATGGTGCCATTTCAGCTATGGATGAAATAATTGGACAAATACGTGATCTCTTAGAAGAGTTAGGGATAAAGGAAAACACATTTACATGGTTTAGTAGTGACAATGGTCCAGAGCATGGCACACCTGGAGTTACCAATGGATTACGTGATAGGAAGCGTAGTGTGTACGAGGGAGGGATTCGTGTTCCAGCAATAATAGAATGGCCAAATGTAATCAAGAGCAACAAAGTGTCCTGGTTTCCAATTGTTTCTAGTGATTTCCTGCCAACAGTTTATGATATACTTGGAGTTAAACCAGAAGATGATCGTCCATTAGATGGAATATCTATCCTGCCTTATTTACGAGGAGAAGTAGAACACAGGAACCACTCTATATTTTGGGCTTTTTTGATTCCAGGAAATTTCAATGGTAGTTATAATGCCGTTGTTAGCGGAGATCAGTACAAATTAGTTGCTCACTACAATAATGGTAAAGTTATAAATTATCAGTTGTATAATTTGGTGAAAAATTTAAAAGAAAGCAAGGATTTGAAAGATCAGTATCCAGATCTCAGCAGACAGTTACTTCGTGAACTTGAAGAATGGAGGTTGTCTGTAATCAACAGTGCCAAGAAAGTAGGCTGTATTAAGTATAGCCGTGATTTGTAG